A single region of the Biomphalaria glabrata chromosome 15, xgBioGlab47.1, whole genome shotgun sequence genome encodes:
- the LOC129923057 gene encoding uncharacterized protein LOC129923057 has protein sequence MARLNKRLAQLKQARMSRKLDLERVTGKSKTLVDLDKSSTSTTSSRSISSSTPSPTRSRSDSSSGHNITAAVEIENVSTEANKSEALASRSKSSKLHLDLNTRSKSKIIDIPKLDVDNLISTTPHTNRTIVEFDQLQALIQPLLCPGCNKSSLKLNSDEKCRKGLSVKLSINCETCRTVVSSNHTSGYSKENKRYSVNNSAVLSSILCGLGSYTFNKLCEHLDIPGMCKKNFLNITKLIYNKGDDIRQALELKTVDLIRRKHAEESGVSINEEDIIDIDVSYDGSWLTRGHTSHIGIGCVVDVLTGYVLDFHIVSTFCLVCQTTGRKIKEKSPSQYSEWFETHKPFCEINYTGSSAMMETHAAEVLWLRSVTKFKLRYTSMLSDGDAKSFKRVTELKPYGDIPIVKEECVNHVGKRMGSALRNLVADCSKKGTSLGGKGHGKLTQNTIKKLTLYYSRAIRKHKNVSDMQKAIMASLYHCLSTDKSPKHQLCPTGSGSWCFYNAAVAKNETPGPHSKLLCTPLNYKLLADHLKPIYKRLSEPALLQRCLLGATQNANESLHSKIWSTCDKKKFSSWNKVTFSVISSIYDFNFGFAASKIMKNILFCKNTFHAHRLGLSRQNQRLSGSAYKKSKVVMRRLQMRKDAKARRELELRDAEGPTYEAGQF, from the exons atGGCTAGACTCAACAAAAGGCTAGCTCAATTGAAGCAAGCTCGAATGAGTcgcaaattagatctagaaagagtTACTGGTAAATCTAAGACTCTAGTcgatctagataaatctagtaCTTCCACaacaagttctagatctatatcttcatCAACACCTAgccctactagatctagatctgattcATCTTCTGGACATAATATTACGGCAGCAGTTGAAATTGAGAATGTGTCTACTGAAGCCAATAAAAGTGAGGCATtggcatctagatctaagtctagtaaaCTTCATTTAGATCTCAATACCAGgagtaaaagtaaaattattgaCATTCCCAAATTAGATGTTGATAATTTAATATCCACCACTCCACACACTAACAGAACAATAGTTGAATTTGACCAACTTCAGGCCCTTATACAGCCTTTACTTTGTCCTGGCTGCAATAAGtcttcattaaaattaaattctgaTGAAAAATGTCGCAAAGGCCTGTCTGTTAAACTTAGCATTAACTGTGAAACATGCAGGACAGTTGTAAGTAGCAACCATACATCAGgttattctaaagaaaataaaagatattcTGTTAACAATTCTGCAGTTCTATCATCAATCTTATGTGGATTAGGTTCCTACACATTTAACAAACTGTGTGAACATTTAGACATACCtggaatgtgtaaaaaaaactttctaaatATTACTAAACTAATTTACAATAAAGGTGATGATATCCGACAGGCCCTAGAACTTAAAACTGTTGACCTTATTCGTCGAAAGCATGCGGAGGAAAGTGGAGTTTCTATAAACGAAGAAGATATCATTGATATTGATGTCTCATATGATGGCTCTTGGCTAACCAGAGGACACACTTCACATATTGGAATTGGATGTGTTGTTGATGTGTTAACAGGATATGTTTTGGATTTCCACATagtttcaacattttgtttggtCTGTCAAACCACTGGCAGAAAGATTAAAGAAAAATCCCCATCACAGTATTCAGAATGGTTTGAAACACACAAGCCTTTTTGTGAAATCAACTACACAG GTTCATCAGCTATGATGGAAACACATGCCGCAGAGGTATTATGGCTGAGGTCAGTTACAAAATTTAAGCTTCGCTACACATCAATGTTATCTGATGGAGATGCTAAATCTTTCAAAAGAGTAACTGAACTTAAACCTTATGGTGACATTCCCATAGTAAAAGAAGAATGTGTCAACCATGTTGGTAAAAGGATGGGATCTGCACTTCGAAATTTAGTTGCTGATTGTAGCAAAAAAGGTACTTCTCTTGGAGGCAAAGGGCATGGTAAACTAACTCAAAACACTATAAAAAAGTTAACACTTTATTATTCTAGAGCCATTAGAAAGCACAAAAATGTTTCTGATATGCAGAAAGCTATAATGGCATCTCTTTATCATTGCTTGTCAACTGACAAATCACCGAAACATCAATTGTGTCCAACTGGATCTGGCTCGTGGTGCTTCTACAATGCTGCTGTTGCTAAAAATGAGACTCCTGGTCCACATAGCAAGCTTCTCTGCACTCCTCTAAATTATAAGCTACTAGCTGACCACTTAAAACCAATATATAAACGCCTCTCCGAGCCAGCCCTCTTACAACGTTGTTTGCTAGGTGCTACCCAAAACGCCAACGAGTCTTTGCATTCCAAGATTTGGAGTACTtgtgataaaaagaaattttcttcTTGGAACAAGGTAACATTTTCAGTGATATCCTCTATTTATGACTTTAACTTTGGATTTGCTGCttcaaaaataatgaaaaatattctGTTCTGCAAAAACACGTTTCATGCCCATCGTCTTGGTTTGAGTCGACAGAATCAACGATTAAGTGGGTCGgcgtataaaaaaagtaaagtggtCATGAGACGACTCCAGATGAGGAAAGATGCAAAAGCTCGAAGGGAACTTGAGTTAAGAGATGCAGAGGGACCTACTTATGAAGCAGGACAgttttag